The stretch of DNA GCTGACTACACCCGCATTCACTTCACAGTGGAAGAGAGCCTGATGCGTATTTTGGGCTATCCCGAATACGACACACATAAAGCGCACCATGAAGACCTGATCAGTCAGATGCAAGACTTGCAGGCGCGTATGAACAATGGCGAGTCAATTTCGTTTGAATTGCTGCACTTTTTGCGCAACTGGCTAACCAACCACATCATGGAAGGCGACCAGCGCTACGTAGAGCATTTCCTATCGCGTGGTGCGCAAAAAAGCTGGCACAAGAAAAGCTGGTTGGAGCGCTTTTGGTCTTAAATAGGTATATGGCTACAGATCAATCTAGTATTTGTTTGTAGCAATATACCTTCCTTTGTTGGCATGAAAAAACGCCTCGGTTGTCGGATATTGCAACCGCCAGCGCAATTCACTTTTGGTGCGCTGATTACTCAGCCGCCGCGACTCATTCATATATGACCACATGGTCGGAGAGAGCCGACTTTGTGCTTCTTGGCGACTGAGTTTGGGTACGCGGGGCAGGGTGGTGAAGTCGGAAACCTGGTCAAACCACTCGCTCATCGTGTGCGGCGCGTCGTCGACAATATTGTAGCTACGCTGCGGCAGGCCGCGAAATAGCGTCAAGCAGACCGCATGCGCCAGATCATTGGCATGAATATGATTACTCACGCTATCTTCGCTGGCGATGATGCCCGGCTCGCCCCGCGCAATACGCGCGGTGGGCAGTCGATCGAGTGCATAGATGCCCGGCGCGCG from Chitinibacter fontanus encodes:
- a CDS encoding bacteriohemerythrin, producing the protein MSLLIEWNESLSVGIQEIDEQHKVLVNLLNELHDAIRHHHGRDASIAVLQRLADYTRIHFTVEESLMRILGYPEYDTHKAHHEDLISQMQDLQARMNNGESISFELLHFLRNWLTNHIMEGDQRYVEHFLSRGAQKSWHKKSWLERFWS